In the Petrotoga sp. 9PWA.NaAc.5.4 genome, one interval contains:
- a CDS encoding PPC domain-containing DNA-binding protein, giving the protein MEFKKCGNTYIIRLDKGEEIISCLKEFCQDHSINLGEISGLGSTNDVTIGLFNTKEKKYYSKKFSGDFEIINLTGNISTMNNETYLHVHTVISDYELKAYGGHLNSAIVSGTAEIIIKVIEGEINRKFDSSIGLNLFEF; this is encoded by the coding sequence ATGGAATTCAAAAAATGTGGAAATACGTATATAATAAGATTAGATAAAGGAGAAGAAATAATTTCCTGTCTTAAAGAATTTTGCCAAGATCATTCAATAAATTTAGGAGAAATTTCAGGTCTCGGTTCAACCAATGATGTTACTATAGGCCTTTTTAATACTAAAGAAAAAAAATATTACTCTAAAAAGTTCTCTGGGGACTTTGAAATAATCAATTTAACTGGTAATATATCCACAATGAATAATGAAACCTATTTACACGTTCACACTGTTATTTCAGATTATGAACTTAAAGCCTACGGTGGACATTTAAATTCGGCAATTGTTAGCGGCACTGCTGAAATAATCATAAAAGTTATAGAAGGAGAAATTAATAGAAAATTTGATTCTTCTATAGGTTTAAATTTGTTTGAATTTTAA
- a CDS encoding Cof-type HAD-IIB family hydrolase, producing the protein MKSVFVFDLDGTLLNSNVEISQRTAKALKKLKDKGHLIILSSGRMYASMQYIIERFLPFLRNYVIVSAYNGGYLVDHSGNVVLEKGVEKETACECIGFLREYRVHRHIYINDVLISEQDDEEIKAYAKHSFVNYTLVDDLVKVVKNSDHPTLKILAICEPKTLDELKGMALKRFKDKFNIMKSFDSYLDFIPKGVSKGEALKIFSKIYNFDLKNCYVFGDSENDIDMLEISNNSFAMGNAKKEVKEIARYVLPTNDEDGVAYAIEKIFITDFNNVNT; encoded by the coding sequence ATGAAAAGTGTTTTTGTATTTGATTTAGATGGAACCCTTTTAAACTCTAATGTAGAAATTTCTCAAAGAACGGCAAAAGCTTTAAAAAAATTAAAAGATAAAGGACATCTTATCATTTTATCAAGCGGAAGAATGTATGCTTCAATGCAATATATTATTGAAAGATTCTTGCCGTTTCTTAGGAATTATGTCATAGTTTCTGCTTATAACGGTGGATATTTGGTAGATCATAGTGGGAATGTTGTTCTTGAAAAAGGTGTAGAAAAAGAAACAGCATGTGAATGTATAGGATTTTTGCGAGAATATAGAGTCCATAGACATATTTATATAAACGATGTACTAATTTCTGAACAGGATGATGAAGAAATAAAAGCTTATGCTAAACATTCTTTTGTAAATTATACATTAGTGGATGATTTAGTCAAAGTTGTTAAAAATAGCGATCATCCCACATTAAAAATACTTGCAATTTGTGAACCAAAAACACTTGATGAACTAAAAGGAATGGCTCTTAAAAGGTTTAAAGATAAGTTCAATATAATGAAATCTTTCGATAGTTATTTGGACTTTATTCCAAAAGGAGTATCGAAAGGAGAAGCCTTAAAGATATTCTCTAAAATTTATAACTTTGATCTAAAGAACTGTTATGTTTTTGGGGATTCTGAAAATGACATAGATATGCTTGAAATTTCGAACAATAGTTTTGCGATGGGAAATGCTAAAAAAGAAGTAAAAGAAATCGCAAGATATGTATTACCGACTAACGATGAGGATGGTGTCGCTTATGCAATTGAAAAAATTTTCATTACTGATTTCAATAATGTTAATACTTAG
- the murA gene encoding UDP-N-acetylglucosamine 1-carboxyvinyltransferase, translating to MYLGGFKVKSIGLDTSGKMIVRGPQKAKGQIMVSGSKNSVLPIMGASLLTDEDIVLKNVPDLADVRTMIEILESAGKEVERYDDELVIKSSGILNSEIPYEPVRKMRASFNVYGPLTIRKGYAKVALPGGCSIGARPVDFHLEGLKKLGIESNIEHGFVTSSLIKPNKEINVSLPFPSVGATEHILTTACLLDGVKTTITNCAIEPEVTDLINFLNEMGARIFGSETSILKIEGVKKLKGIEYTVIPDRIEAGTYIIMGALIGQDLIVKNVTADHLHSLFSIFEKMGSPIDYDSKRREVKISALQLSTLKSISMETAPFPGFPTDLQPQMTTLLSLVSGRSTITETVFKSRFYHIDELNRMGAKIRVEDNTAIIEGVNKLSGAPVEATDLRAAAALLIAGLVAEGETVITNVDHIFRGYEKIQEKMEKIGVDLFYVK from the coding sequence ATGTACTTAGGGGGGTTTAAAGTGAAAAGTATTGGATTAGATACTTCTGGGAAAATGATCGTTAGAGGTCCTCAAAAAGCAAAAGGACAAATAATGGTTTCTGGGTCAAAAAACTCGGTATTGCCAATAATGGGAGCTTCTTTACTCACTGATGAAGATATAGTATTGAAGAATGTTCCTGATTTAGCCGATGTTAGAACAATGATAGAGATTTTAGAAAGTGCTGGTAAAGAAGTAGAAAGATATGACGATGAGTTAGTAATTAAAAGTTCTGGCATTTTAAATTCTGAGATTCCTTATGAACCTGTTAGAAAGATGAGAGCTTCATTTAACGTTTATGGTCCTTTGACTATTAGAAAAGGTTATGCAAAGGTTGCATTGCCGGGAGGTTGTTCCATTGGAGCAAGACCGGTAGATTTTCATTTAGAAGGCTTAAAAAAGTTAGGAATAGAAAGTAATATAGAACATGGTTTTGTAACAAGTTCTCTTATAAAACCCAACAAAGAAATAAATGTATCTCTACCTTTTCCGAGTGTTGGAGCAACTGAACATATTTTAACAACGGCTTGTTTATTAGATGGAGTAAAAACTACTATTACCAATTGTGCGATAGAGCCAGAAGTAACCGACTTAATAAATTTTTTGAACGAGATGGGAGCGAGAATTTTTGGTTCTGAGACATCCATTCTAAAAATAGAAGGGGTTAAAAAGCTTAAAGGCATTGAATATACTGTTATTCCAGATAGGATAGAAGCCGGTACTTATATAATTATGGGAGCTTTAATTGGTCAAGATTTAATCGTTAAGAATGTTACTGCCGATCATTTGCATAGCTTATTCTCTATATTTGAAAAAATGGGAAGTCCCATTGATTATGATAGTAAAAGAAGAGAAGTTAAAATAAGTGCGCTTCAGCTTTCTACTTTAAAAAGTATTAGTATGGAAACAGCACCTTTTCCAGGGTTTCCAACAGATTTACAACCGCAAATGACAACATTATTGTCGCTTGTCTCTGGTAGATCTACTATAACAGAAACAGTTTTTAAAAGTAGATTTTATCATATTGATGAGCTAAATAGAATGGGAGCTAAAATAAGGGTGGAAGACAATACTGCAATAATAGAAGGCGTTAATAAACTTTCTGGGGCTCCTGTGGAAGCAACTGATTTAAGAGCAGCGGCAGCACTACTAATTGCGGGGCTTGTAGCAGAAGGCGAAACTGTAATAACTAACGTCGATCATATTTTTAGAGGATACGAGAAAATTCAAGAAAAGATGGAAAAAATAGGCGTAGATTTGTTTTATGTGAAATAA
- a CDS encoding S-layer homology domain-containing protein translates to MKKTLVFMMVIVFVASAFSLGFTDVGEDHWAYDYVMKLVEKGIIPVDEPTFRGYEPLTRSDASVWMTRLVTYLENSPEIAKTKDLEYLEVKVKDLSKKVDSTSNEVKSLSDSLNEGGLLADLKASYSDVKKTAYRAKNIGDSLTEDLLMITGDVYQLKANYEVLSKTVDETKTLAEQNSMFVKALPNLSRKVADNESKINSLDQRVSSLESFQQTMIRNHLNLKYDTYDKIDNLSNTVAANEEEILALSKDVQSLSQQVSEVKSLAETNKIFSDSLKVILPNMNQRITANETKITELSQQVDLNTQELEKGKDEKLLLWITAGLGVFLGSLGIYLAQQ, encoded by the coding sequence ATGAAAAAAACGTTAGTATTCATGATGGTTATAGTCTTTGTTGCTTCAGCTTTTTCTCTTGGCTTTACAGACGTAGGCGAAGATCATTGGGCTTACGACTATGTAATGAAATTGGTTGAAAAAGGAATTATACCGGTAGATGAACCAACTTTTAGAGGCTACGAACCACTTACTAGATCAGACGCATCAGTATGGATGACAAGGCTTGTTACTTACCTTGAAAATTCTCCAGAAATTGCAAAGACAAAGGATCTTGAATATTTAGAAGTTAAAGTTAAAGACTTATCTAAAAAAGTAGACTCTACTTCAAATGAAGTAAAATCCTTAAGTGATTCGTTGAATGAGGGTGGTCTCTTGGCAGATTTAAAAGCTTCCTACAGTGATGTTAAAAAAACTGCATACAGAGCAAAAAACATTGGTGACTCATTAACAGAAGACCTGTTAATGATTACAGGAGATGTGTATCAATTAAAAGCAAATTATGAAGTTTTGAGTAAGACTGTCGATGAGACAAAAACTTTAGCTGAACAAAACTCTATGTTTGTAAAAGCACTACCAAATCTTTCAAGAAAAGTAGCAGACAACGAATCAAAGATAAATTCATTAGATCAAAGAGTTTCTTCTTTAGAAAGTTTCCAACAAACTATGATAAGAAATCATTTGAATTTGAAATATGATACTTACGACAAAATCGACAATCTTTCAAATACAGTAGCAGCTAATGAAGAAGAAATATTAGCTTTAAGTAAAGATGTCCAATCATTGAGTCAACAAGTATCTGAGGTAAAGTCTTTAGCTGAAACAAACAAGATTTTTTCTGATTCTCTGAAGGTTATTTTACCGAATATGAACCAAAGAATTACAGCTAATGAAACAAAAATAACAGAATTAAGTCAGCAAGTTGATTTAAACACCCAGGAATTAGAAAAAGGAAAAGATGAAAAGCTCTTATTGTGGATAACAGCAGGATTAGGTGTATTTTTAGGATCTCTTGGGATATATTTAGCTCAACAGTAA
- the tyrS gene encoding tyrosine--tRNA ligase: protein MHLEDQINIIKNNTLDLITEEDLLNKLQKKKKLKVKLGVDPSRPDLHLGHAVVLRKLRQFQEFGHIVYLIIGDFTARIGDPSGRTKTRPMLSEKEVKENAETYVEQAFKILEPQKTIIKFNSEWLSKLTFADIINLTSRYTVARMLERDDFSKRLRENEPITIAEFLYPIAQAYDSIFIEADVEIGGTDQLFNLLVGRKLQEEFGQEPQVVMTMPLIEGTDGHLKMSKSYDNYIAFNDTPENVFGKVMSIPDHLIIKYMCYLTDIPMEKIKEYEEKMKNMEINPRDVKMILAEEIVSLLYNKEEAKKAKETFISIFQKRDMSIDLPEIEVTEGESILDIVSKTKVYDSNSEIKRAIKQGAIKIDEEKIEDFKNVPNFKEGAILKVGKKNFFRIKKAK from the coding sequence TTGCATCTTGAAGATCAAATAAATATAATAAAAAATAATACATTAGATTTAATAACAGAAGAAGATTTGTTGAATAAACTTCAAAAAAAGAAAAAGCTAAAAGTAAAGTTGGGAGTAGACCCTTCGAGGCCTGACTTACATTTAGGGCATGCCGTTGTTTTAAGGAAATTAAGACAATTTCAAGAGTTTGGGCACATAGTGTATCTAATTATAGGTGATTTTACAGCAAGAATAGGAGATCCTTCGGGAAGAACAAAGACTCGTCCGATGTTATCCGAAAAAGAAGTAAAAGAAAATGCAGAAACTTATGTAGAACAGGCTTTTAAAATTTTAGAACCTCAAAAAACTATTATAAAATTTAATAGTGAGTGGCTTTCTAAATTAACATTTGCTGATATAATTAATTTAACTTCAAGATACACAGTTGCAAGGATGCTTGAAAGAGATGATTTTAGTAAGAGACTGAGAGAGAACGAACCTATTACTATTGCTGAATTTTTGTATCCAATTGCACAGGCTTATGATTCTATTTTTATCGAAGCAGACGTAGAAATAGGTGGTACAGATCAGCTCTTTAATTTATTAGTCGGACGAAAACTTCAAGAAGAATTTGGTCAAGAACCGCAGGTAGTTATGACAATGCCTCTAATAGAAGGTACAGATGGCCACCTAAAAATGAGTAAAAGTTATGATAATTATATAGCTTTTAATGATACTCCAGAAAATGTTTTTGGAAAAGTTATGTCAATACCGGATCATCTTATTATAAAATATATGTGTTATTTGACAGATATTCCAATGGAAAAAATAAAAGAATATGAAGAGAAAATGAAGAATATGGAAATTAACCCGAGAGATGTTAAAATGATTTTAGCTGAGGAAATTGTTTCTTTATTATATAATAAAGAAGAAGCCAAAAAGGCAAAAGAAACTTTCATATCAATTTTTCAAAAAAGAGATATGTCTATAGATCTACCTGAAATTGAAGTAACAGAAGGAGAAAGTATATTAGATATAGTTTCAAAAACGAAAGTATACGACAGTAATAGCGAAATAAAAAGAGCCATAAAGCAAGGTGCGATAAAAATCGATGAAGAAAAAATAGAGGATTTTAAAAATGTTCCCAATTTTAAAGAAGGTGCGATATTGAAAGTTGGAAAGAAAAATTTTTTCAGAATAAAAAAAGCAAAATAA
- the secG gene encoding preprotein translocase subunit SecG yields MGFLDVLLIIVHIVLAIGVIFFALQRMQKNSEIGGAFGAGAAATNFGREKGLDKASKLALTLGILFMFSCFLVTWILS; encoded by the coding sequence ATGGGTTTTTTAGATGTTTTATTAATAATAGTACATATTGTTTTAGCCATAGGAGTAATTTTTTTCGCTTTACAGCGTATGCAAAAAAACAGTGAAATAGGAGGTGCTTTTGGAGCAGGAGCAGCTGCAACAAATTTTGGTAGAGAAAAAGGTTTAGATAAAGCTTCTAAATTGGCCTTAACTTTAGGAATATTATTTATGTTTAGCTGCTTTTTAGTTACATGGATCCTTTCTTAA
- a CDS encoding LacI family DNA-binding transcriptional regulator, whose amino-acid sequence MKNGHDKKNTNPTIKDVAKIANVGIATVSRVLNNSGKVSEKTRERVIEVIEELGFSPNIHARTLSSKNINSLSFVVPDMGNEFYGIMYSLLESRLSKHNYRLIVFPLIDQISLEKIKQNTDIIYQTDGVFISSLSVTNIFQSRIPQKTIVLIDSFDERFDSVYVDNENIGRTAADYLLKNSPTKTNFYLVTFKELNNEFTSFVFAKRDKGFLEVMEKHNKKVKIIYADLLWEGGYKALESHIKNKPKNYISVFATCDMLGVGAKKYLEEKNIVPKRDYSLISVDNLPISRLFKLSTIRQPITEMVEIAYEMFISSSNGRKKVENYKLEGKLIERET is encoded by the coding sequence GTGAAAAATGGGCATGATAAAAAAAACACTAATCCTACAATAAAAGATGTTGCTAAAATTGCAAACGTGGGTATTGCTACAGTATCAAGAGTCTTAAATAATTCTGGAAAGGTAAGCGAGAAAACAAGAGAAAGGGTTATTGAAGTTATAGAGGAGTTAGGTTTTTCTCCAAATATACATGCTAGAACTCTATCTTCAAAGAATATCAATTCACTTTCGTTTGTCGTACCAGATATGGGGAACGAATTTTATGGCATTATGTATTCTTTACTTGAAAGTCGACTTTCAAAACATAATTATAGGCTGATAGTTTTTCCATTAATAGATCAAATTTCATTAGAAAAGATTAAACAAAATACCGATATAATTTATCAAACAGATGGAGTTTTTATTTCATCGTTATCAGTTACAAATATTTTTCAAAGTAGAATCCCTCAAAAAACAATAGTCTTAATAGATTCATTTGATGAGAGATTTGATTCAGTATATGTAGATAATGAGAACATAGGAAGAACGGCTGCTGACTATCTTCTTAAGAATTCTCCAACTAAAACCAACTTTTATCTTGTAACTTTTAAAGAGTTAAATAATGAATTTACGTCTTTTGTTTTTGCTAAAAGAGATAAAGGATTTTTAGAAGTTATGGAAAAACATAATAAAAAAGTTAAAATTATTTATGCGGATCTCTTATGGGAAGGAGGATACAAAGCATTAGAATCTCATATAAAGAATAAGCCTAAAAATTACATTTCCGTATTTGCAACATGTGATATGTTAGGAGTAGGAGCAAAAAAATATTTAGAAGAAAAAAATATAGTTCCCAAAAGAGATTATTCTTTAATTAGTGTTGACAATCTTCCTATAAGTAGATTGTTCAAACTTTCTACTATAAGGCAACCAATAACCGAAATGGTTGAAATCGCTTATGAAATGTTTATTAGTTCCTCTAATGGAAGAAAAAAAGTAGAAAATTATAAACTTGAAGGCAAATTAATTGAAAGAGAAACATGA
- the pulA gene encoding type I pullulanase has protein sequence MKKGWYFLLIVLTIFSLLGCSSQTASSGQQTVLPQATQTSNLQDFTSLSEGKTAQDFGAQTVLIVHYHRPDGQYDPWNLWIWPSKPVSKEGNRYLFEAEDDFGKYAVITFGEKYTELGFIVRTDNWEKDISVDRFVSIPETGVAEIWVISGVENYYSDPTKVDLRPRVLGAIMDSFDEIKVTLNVPFDTKDWKGKVFLTRQDPKEEILQVSNVYKTDPTDISVTTSITIKLSNPLSPDDVDNLFKLNIEGYVSDNYVIMRNILDDEVFHYYGNDLGLNYSVEKSTFKVWSPVSSKASLLLFEDYNDLEPYKVYPMIKNINGVWEIEVEGDLKGKYYMYEFESYGEKRRTIDINSVAVAVNSTKSAIVDLKDSDPEGWQNDVRPVFKNPEDAIIYEIHVKDFTIDESSGIPKEFRGKYLGLTLDNTYSPAGVKTGLAHLKELGVTHVHIMPIQDAGSLDETKFEEQYGWGYDPLVYNVPEGIYSSNPYDPLTRIEEVKKVVQTFHSNDIRVILDVVYNHTYQVGRNSPFDQTVPYFYYRTDNSGKYTNGSGVGNEIATERFMVRKYIVDSLKYWVEEYHVDGFRFDLLGLFDKETVKVISEELHAVLPDILLYGEPWTGGGPILFGKGDQKGLEVAVFNDDIRDAIRGSVFDSNVKGFGLGALGQTIKIERGIVGSIEYNNRIKSWALDPQETINYVSNHDNHTLWDKNALALGVKPWEEEVDEETLEILKSSQKFSNAMILTMQGIPFLHGGVDFARTKKGHHNPYNILEPNVFDWNRKAEFYDIFEYYQGLIELRKAHPAFRMTSSQDIINHIEFFELPKEYRRTVAFMIKDNANNDSWRNIIVVYNAETDKQITLTLPQGEWNVVVDENKAGIEVLNTVSNVIEVAPLAVYVLYQN, from the coding sequence ATGAAAAAAGGTTGGTATTTTTTGTTAATTGTTTTGACTATTTTTTCTCTTTTAGGTTGTTCAAGTCAGACCGCTTCTTCAGGTCAGCAAACAGTTCTTCCACAAGCAACCCAAACTTCTAACTTGCAAGATTTTACAAGCCTTTCTGAAGGTAAAACTGCTCAAGATTTTGGTGCACAAACAGTTTTGATAGTACATTATCACAGACCAGATGGTCAGTATGATCCCTGGAATCTTTGGATTTGGCCAAGTAAGCCTGTTTCCAAAGAGGGAAACAGATATTTGTTTGAAGCAGAAGATGATTTTGGAAAATATGCAGTTATTACTTTTGGTGAAAAATATACAGAATTAGGGTTCATTGTCAGAACAGACAATTGGGAAAAGGATATATCCGTTGATAGATTTGTAAGTATTCCTGAAACTGGAGTAGCTGAGATTTGGGTTATTTCGGGAGTTGAAAATTATTATTCTGATCCAACAAAAGTAGACCTACGTCCCAGAGTACTTGGGGCTATTATGGATTCTTTCGATGAAATAAAAGTAACTCTTAATGTTCCTTTTGATACTAAAGATTGGAAAGGTAAAGTGTTTTTGACAAGGCAAGATCCAAAGGAAGAAATATTACAAGTATCGAATGTTTATAAGACTGATCCTACAGATATTTCTGTCACAACAAGTATCACAATTAAATTATCAAATCCATTGTCTCCAGATGATGTTGATAATCTGTTTAAATTAAATATAGAAGGATACGTTTCAGATAATTATGTAATAATGAGGAATATTTTAGACGATGAAGTTTTTCATTATTATGGGAATGATTTAGGTTTAAATTATAGTGTTGAAAAATCGACTTTTAAGGTTTGGTCACCAGTTTCTTCTAAAGCTTCTTTATTATTATTTGAAGATTATAATGATTTAGAGCCATATAAAGTTTATCCTATGATTAAAAATATTAATGGTGTATGGGAAATTGAGGTTGAAGGTGATTTAAAAGGAAAATATTATATGTATGAATTTGAATCTTATGGAGAAAAAAGAAGAACTATAGATATCAACTCTGTAGCTGTAGCAGTCAATTCTACTAAGTCTGCAATAGTAGATTTAAAAGATAGTGATCCCGAGGGATGGCAAAATGATGTGAGACCAGTTTTCAAAAATCCTGAAGATGCTATAATTTATGAAATTCATGTAAAAGATTTCACTATAGATGAAAGTTCAGGAATTCCAAAAGAGTTTAGGGGAAAATATTTAGGATTAACTTTAGATAATACATATTCTCCCGCAGGTGTCAAAACCGGCTTAGCCCATTTAAAGGAGTTGGGAGTAACTCATGTACATATTATGCCTATTCAAGATGCAGGTTCTTTAGATGAGACTAAGTTTGAAGAACAATATGGTTGGGGATACGATCCATTAGTTTATAATGTTCCAGAAGGTATATATTCTTCCAATCCTTATGATCCTTTAACAAGAATAGAAGAAGTAAAAAAGGTAGTTCAAACTTTTCACAGTAATGATATAAGAGTAATTTTAGATGTGGTCTACAATCATACTTATCAAGTAGGTAGAAATTCTCCTTTTGATCAAACAGTTCCTTATTTTTATTATCGAACAGATAATTCTGGAAAATATACCAACGGTTCTGGAGTTGGAAACGAAATTGCTACAGAAAGATTTATGGTTAGAAAATATATAGTTGATAGTTTGAAATATTGGGTTGAAGAGTATCATGTTGATGGATTTAGGTTCGATTTACTTGGATTGTTCGATAAAGAAACCGTTAAGGTAATATCAGAAGAACTTCATGCAGTTTTGCCAGATATACTTCTTTATGGTGAACCTTGGACTGGGGGAGGACCTATCCTTTTTGGTAAAGGAGACCAAAAAGGATTAGAAGTTGCTGTATTCAACGATGATATAAGAGATGCAATTCGTGGTAGTGTTTTTGATTCAAACGTTAAAGGATTTGGTTTAGGAGCTCTAGGTCAAACTATAAAAATCGAAAGAGGTATAGTCGGTTCTATAGAATATAATAATAGGATTAAATCTTGGGCTTTAGATCCTCAAGAAACTATAAACTATGTTTCGAATCATGATAATCATACGTTATGGGACAAAAATGCACTTGCTCTCGGTGTAAAACCATGGGAGGAAGAAGTGGATGAAGAAACTTTAGAGATCTTAAAAAGTTCACAGAAATTTTCTAATGCGATGATTTTAACTATGCAAGGTATACCTTTTTTGCATGGAGGAGTAGATTTTGCACGAACCAAAAAGGGTCATCATAATCCATACAATATTTTAGAACCAAATGTCTTTGATTGGAACAGAAAAGCGGAATTTTATGATATTTTTGAGTATTATCAAGGGTTGATTGAATTAAGAAAAGCACATCCTGCATTTAGAATGACAAGTAGTCAAGATATAATAAATCATATAGAATTTTTTGAACTCCCAAAAGAATACAGAAGGACAGTTGCTTTTATGATAAAAGACAATGCGAATAACGATTCATGGCGAAATATTATTGTGGTTTATAATGCTGAAACTGATAAACAGATAACTTTGACTTTACCTCAGGGAGAATGGAATGTAGTTGTTGATGAAAATAAAGCTGGAATTGAAGTTTTGAACACTGTGTCGAATGTAATAGAAGTTGCACCCTTAGCGGTTTATGTGCTGTATCAAAATTAG
- a CDS encoding RnfABCDGE type electron transport complex subunit D, with translation MRRVLYSLIPIYIFAFYMYGIRLLYLSVFVYGFGILTEYLFEKRKNRKVTEAVLVTCTLFVLSLPPKTPWWIASIGIIFGVLFAKEAYGGFGRNIFNPAIAARLFIYITFPNIMTQAWAQPGNFGRMVNDVMTTATPLEILANGENIGLFDLFFGIRSGSMGEGPIFLILIAAIYLIVTKTASWKIMISTFLSASILTVFLSLLAIPKLSNPLEFLFSGSLIFVTVFMATDPVTAPKNETSKWFYGIIIGVTAILIRSFSLFPEGTSFAVLMGNTFAALLDTAFSKKKVEA, from the coding sequence ATGAGAAGAGTTTTGTATTCGCTGATACCGATATACATATTTGCTTTTTATATGTATGGAATTAGATTGCTTTACCTTTCTGTTTTTGTTTATGGTTTTGGAATATTAACGGAATATCTTTTTGAAAAAAGGAAAAACAGAAAAGTTACCGAAGCTGTATTAGTTACGTGTACACTTTTTGTTCTTTCCTTACCCCCTAAGACTCCTTGGTGGATTGCCAGTATAGGTATTATTTTCGGAGTTTTGTTTGCTAAAGAAGCCTATGGAGGTTTTGGAAGAAACATTTTCAATCCTGCCATTGCTGCTAGATTATTTATATACATAACTTTTCCAAACATTATGACACAAGCTTGGGCTCAACCAGGTAACTTTGGAAGAATGGTGAACGATGTAATGACAACTGCAACACCCCTTGAAATTTTAGCTAACGGAGAAAATATTGGGTTATTCGATTTATTTTTTGGCATAAGGTCAGGTTCGATGGGCGAAGGACCAATATTTTTGATATTAATAGCGGCAATATATCTAATAGTAACAAAAACTGCAAGTTGGAAAATTATGATTTCAACGTTTTTGAGTGCTTCAATATTAACTGTATTTCTTTCATTATTAGCAATACCGAAACTTTCAAATCCTTTAGAATTTTTATTTTCAGGTAGTTTAATATTTGTTACTGTTTTTATGGCTACTGATCCAGTAACTGCACCAAAAAACGAAACTTCTAAATGGTTTTATGGTATTATAATAGGAGTTACTGCAATATTAATTAGATCTTTTTCTTTGTTTCCTGAAGGAACGAGTTTTGCAGTTTTAATGGGAAACACTTTTGCAGCTTTACTTGACACAGCTTTTTCTAAAAAGAAGGTGGAAGCATGA
- a CDS encoding FMN-binding protein: protein MKKEGKIYTVIFTFIISFIFVFVLAVANELTKEQVTRNQELFQIKAILSAMGISYESDEDAYNKYNQKVEIQNIGNLPFYVAELDEGNVYATIFSGSGLWGTITGVLAVNEDVSRIMGIEFISQNETPGLGGRIEEDWFKEQFRGLKIVDGQIRVVTGGTDRYNNYESGQVDAITGATRTSESIQRIVNDTIKTIKAALGVNG from the coding sequence ATGAAAAAAGAAGGAAAAATTTACACTGTTATTTTCACCTTTATAATTTCATTCATATTTGTATTTGTTCTGGCAGTTGCAAACGAATTGACAAAAGAGCAAGTTACGAGAAATCAAGAACTCTTTCAAATTAAAGCTATCTTATCAGCGATGGGTATATCTTACGAATCAGATGAAGATGCTTACAATAAGTATAATCAAAAAGTAGAAATACAAAACATAGGCAACTTACCATTTTATGTAGCCGAATTAGATGAAGGAAATGTCTATGCAACTATTTTTTCGGGTAGTGGATTATGGGGAACTATCACAGGTGTTTTAGCTGTCAATGAAGATGTTTCAAGAATAATGGGAATAGAGTTTATCTCTCAAAATGAGACGCCGGGTTTAGGAGGAAGGATTGAAGAAGATTGGTTTAAAGAGCAGTTTAGAGGTTTAAAAATTGTAGATGGACAAATTAGAGTTGTGACTGGAGGAACTGATAGATACAATAATTATGAAAGTGGTCAAGTTGATGCTATCACAGGTGCAACAAGAACATCAGAATCTATTCAAAGAATTGTAAACGATACGATTAAAACTATAAAAGCTGCATTGGGGGTGAATGGTTAA